One window of the Hippocampus zosterae strain Florida chromosome 8, ASM2543408v3, whole genome shotgun sequence genome contains the following:
- the LOC127605896 gene encoding 60S ribosomal protein L5: MGFVKVVKNKAYFKRYQVKFRRRREGKTDYFARKRLIVQDKNKYNTPKYRMIVRFTNRDIICQIAYAKIEGDVIVCAAYSHELPKYGITVGLTNYAAAYCTGLLLARRLLNKFGLDKVYAGQLDVNGEEFNVESIDGQPGAFTCYLDAGLARTTTGNKVFGALKGAVDGGLSIPHSTKRFPGFDTESKEFNAEVHRKHILGINVSEYMSMLMQDDEEAYKKQFSRFIKNGVTPESIEEMYKKAHASIRENPVHEKKPPREVKKKRWNRAKLSLAQRKDRVAQKKASFLRAQQKEEAE, encoded by the exons ATG GGTTTCGTTAAAGTGGTAAAAAATAAGGCCTACTTCAAGAGGTATCAGGTCAAGTTCCGTAGGAGGAGAG AGGGGAAAACGGACTACTTTGCCCGTAAGCGCCTTATTGTGCAAGATAAGAACAAGTACAACACACCCAAATATCGCATGATCGTCCGCTTCACCAACCGGGACATCATCTGCCAG ATCGCCTATGCCAAGATCGAAGGAGACGTGATTGTGTGCGCGGCGTACTCGCACGAGCTGCCCAAATACGGCATCACCGTGGGTTTGACAAACTATGCGGCAGCCTATTGCACCGGGCTGCTGCTGGCCCGCAGG ctcctgaaCAAGTTTGGCCTGGACAAGGTGTACGCCGGCCAGTTGGACGTGAATGGCGAGGAGTTCAACGTGGAGAGCATCGACGGGCAACCGGGCGCCTTTACCTGCTACCTGGATGCCGGCCTGGCTCGCACCACCACCGGCAACAAGGTGTTCGGGGCCCTCAAGGGCGCCGTGGACGGAGGCCTTAGCATCCCTCACAG CACCAAGCGCTTCCCGGGCTTCGACACCGAGAGCAAAGAGTTCAACGCCGAGGTCCACCGCAAGCATATCCTGGGCATCAACGTGTCCGAGTATATGAGTATGCTGATGCAGGATGACGAGGAGGCGTACAAGAAGCAGTTCTCGCGCTTCATCAAGAACGGCGTGACCCCGGAATCG ATTGaggaaatgtacaaaaaagcTCACGCCTCCATTCGTGAGAACCCGGTTCATGAAAAGAAGCCTCCCAGAGAAGTCAAGAAGAAGCG GTGGAACCGTGCCAAGCTGTCTCTGGCCCAGAGGAAAGATCGTGTCGCCCAGAAGAAGGCCAGCTTCCTCCGGGCTCAGCAGAAGGAGGAAGCGGAGTGA